In Coregonus clupeaformis isolate EN_2021a chromosome 15, ASM2061545v1, whole genome shotgun sequence, one genomic interval encodes:
- the LOC121561528 gene encoding protein Lines homolog 1: MALGEASSLTHGDDHMTSDILALADDVLRAVHADWLQCVPVESAAIFFGGTGQLRGGSSDEFDHVMLRAVSLVVLKSLEYKIQSAGGKGVRNTIDIHGYLSALLLFLSQRGVQLKQGSHSCCWVSLVFGEQDDDMMEAAKALLLIYLHHRVTSDLDADAACVVGRKPPTATFSSSSAASPSTTAFSSIS, encoded by the exons ATGGCTTTGGGAGAGGCGTCCTCCCTAACGCATGGAGATGATCACATGACGAGTGACATTCTTGCGCTGGCTGATGATGTGTTGCGGGCGGTGCACGCTGATTGGTTACAGTGTGTTCCGGTGGAGTCCGCGGCCATTTTCTTTGGAGGGACGGGCCAATTACGTGGCGGGAGCAGTGATGAGTTCGATCATGTGATGCTGAGGGCTGTTAGTCTGGTTGTGCTCAAGTCACTGGAATACAAAATCCAATCCGCTGGGGGGAAAG GTGTACGTAACACCATAGACATCCATGGCTATTTGAGTGCGTTGCTGTTGTTCCTGAGCCAGCGTGGGGTCCAGCTGAAGCAGGGATCTCACTCCTGCTGCTGGGTGTCTTTGGTGTTTGGAGAGCAGGACGACGACATGATGGAAGCAGCCAAGGCTTTACTACTAATATACCTCCATCACAG AGTGACCTCTGACCTGGATGCTGATGCTGCGTGTGTCGTCGGGCGGAAACCCCCCACTGCcactttctcttcctcctccgcAGCATCTCCTTCGACCACAGCATTCTCCTCGATTTCCTAA